The following DNA comes from Kitasatospora sp. NBC_01287.
CGGTGTGGTCAACTACCTGGCGGGAATGCAGGACGAGTTCCCGATCGCGGCCGGCGAGGGCTTCCTGCAGGCCACCCCGCTCTCCTTCGACGTCTCCGCCTACGAGATCTTCTGGCCGCTCTGGCGCGGGGCGAACGTCGTCCTGGTGCCCGGCTCGGAGCGGCTCGACATGACCCGCGTCACCCGGCTGATGCGCGAGAACCGGATCGTCGGACTGCACTTCGTGCCCAGCCTGCTCGACCTCTTCGTCACCGAGGCCCGCCCCGAGGACTGCACCCACCTGCGGTACGCCTTCGCCAGCGGCGAGCCGCTGCAGCCGGCCCTGGTCAGCCGGTTCCTGGACCGCTTCCCCGGCGACCTGATCAACCTCTACGGCGCCACCGAGGTCTCGGTGGACACCACCTTCTGGCGCGCCGACCGCTCCGCGCCCACCGGCCCGGTGCTGGCCGGGCGGCCGATGATCAACCAGACGGTCTACGTGCTCGACCGGGACGGCCGCCCGGTGCCCTCCGGGGTGCTGGGCGAGGTCTACCTGGGCGGGGCCAGCGTCGGCCAGGGCTACCACAACCGGACCGAGTTGACCGCCGAGCGGTTCCTGCCCGACCCGTTCGCGGCAGGTCCGCGGGCGCGGATGTACCGCACCGGCGACCTCGGCCGGTTCACCGCCGCCGGCGAGCTGGACCTGCTCGGCCGGGTCGACCGGCAGGTGAAGCTGCGCGGCGTGCGGATCGAGCTCGGCGAGATCGAGGCCACCCTGCTCGGCCACGACACCGTCGGCAGCTGCGCCGTCGTGGTCCGCGAGGACGAGGCGGCCGGCGCAGCCGGCCGGGCCGGAGCCCCGGGCGGCGGGAAGCGGCTGACCGCCTACTGCGTGGCGGCGCCCGGGCGGGAGATCGACCTGACCGCGCTGCGGGCCTGGGCCGGCGAGGTGTTGCCCCGGGCCATGGTGCCGGCCGCCTTCATGGTGCTGGCCGAACTGCCGCTCTCCGCCAACGGCAAGGTCGACCACAAGGCGCTGCCCGCGCCCGACGGCGCCGGGGTCGAGACCGGAGCCGGGTTCACCGCGCCGCGCGACGAGATCGAGATCGCCATCGCGGAGATCATGGGCGAGGTGCTCGGCCTGGACCGGATCGGCATCCACGACAGCTTCTTCGAACTCGGCGGGCACTCGCTGCTCGCCACCCAACTCGTCAACCGGATCGAAACCCTGACCGGAGTCCGCGTGAGCCTGCGGAAGCTCTTCCTGGTCCCGACGGTCCTCGGCATAAAGAGCCAGCTCATCGAGCTGCTCGACGCCGAGTCCGACAGCGACGGCAGCGGCAGCGGCGGCAGCGGCGAGGCCCTCGGGGCCGACGCCCGCTCGACCTCCTGACCCGCGCCCGGACCGACACGGAAGACCGGCTCTCCCAGGCAATCGTCCGTCCGCGATCACGTGGACAGTGAGGAACGAATCATCATGAGCGAGAAGTCCAGCGAGACGTCCATCGAGAAGTCCAGCGAGTCCCGACTGCTCTCCCGGATGCGGCAGCGCGCCACCGCCGACCGGATCGCCCGCCGCGCCACGACCGGCCCGGTGCCACTCTCCTTCGCGCAGCAGCGGCTCTGGTTCCTGGACCAGCTCGAACCGGGCGGGGCGGAGTACCTGATCCCCTTCGGTCTGCGGGTCACCGGGCCGCTGGACGTCAGCGCGCTGCGGACCGCGCTGTCCGGGCTGGTGGTGCGCCACGAGGTGCTGCGCACCCGGTTCACCGCCGACGAGGCGGGGCAGCCCGCGCAGTTGGTCGACGCGCCCTGGCCGGTCGAGGTCGGCGTGCACGACCTGCGGGAGGCCGAGGAGCGCGAGGCGGCGGCCCGGGACCTGCTGCGGAGCGCCGCGCTGCGGCCCTTCGACCTCGCGGCGGGGCGGCCGCTGCGGGCGGACCTGGTGCGGCTGGCGGACGAGGAGCAGTACCTGCTCCTGACGGTCCATCACATCGTGGCCGATGGCTGGTCGGAGGGCATCCTGGCCCGCGAACTGCGCGAGCTCTACGCCGCCGCGCTGGCCGATCGGGCGGCCGAACTGCCCGAACCGACCCTGCAGTACGCCGACTTCGCGGTGTGGCAGCGGCAGTGGCTGAGCGGCGGCACGCTGGAGCGGCAGCTGGACTACTGGCGCGGTCAGCTGGCCGGCGTCGAGCCGCTGGAGCTGCCGACCGACCACCGGCGGCCCGCACGGCACGGCGGCGCCGGCGACTCGGTGCCGTTCGCCGTCCCGGCCGAGATCGCCGAGCGGCTCAGGAGCGCGGCAGCCGGCCAGGGCGCGAGCCTCTTCATGGTGCTGCTAGCGGCGTTCCAGCTGCTGCTGTCCAAGTACAGCGGCCAGCAGGACATCGCGGTGGGCACCCCCATCGCCGGCCGCAACCGGGCAGAGGTCGAGTCCCTGATCGGGTTCTTCGTCAACACCCTGGTGCTGCGCACCGACCTCTCCGGCGATCCGACCTTCACCGAGTTGCTGGAGCGGGTCAAGGAGACCGCGCTGGGCGCCTATGACCACCAGGACCTGCCCTTCGAGCGGCTGGTGGAGGAGCTGGCGCCCGAGCGCGACCTGAGCCGCAACCCGCTCTTCCAGACGATGCTGGTGCTCCAGGCACCGGGCGGCGACGCCGCGGCGGGGGCGGGGACGGACGCCGGGGCGGACGCGGGCGGGTGGCAGTTCGCCGGGACGCGGGTGGAGCCCGTGGAGATCCGGCGGGGCGTGGCGAAGTTCGACCTGACGCTCACGCTGGTGGAGACCGGTGACGGCCTGGACGCGGCGGTTGAGTACCGGACCGACCTCTTCGAGGCGGCGACGGTGCGGCGGCTGGTCGGGCACTTCCAGACCCTGCTGGCGGCGATCGCCGAGCGGCCGACAGCCGCGCTGAGCGAGTTGGAGATGCTCACGGCCGCCGAGCGGCAGCAGATCGTCATCGACTGGAACGCCACCCAGGGCCCCTACCCCGACACCGCCACCATCCACTCCCTCATCGAAGAACGCAGCGAACGCGAACCCGACGCCATCGCCCTCACCCACGGCGACGTCTCTCTGACCTACCGCCAGGTCAACGAGCAGGCCAACCAACTCGCCCACCACCTACGCACCATCAACGGCATCACCCCCGACACCCTCATCGCCGTCTGCCTGGACCGCAGCCCCGAACTCATCACCACCCTCCTCGGCATCCTCAAAGCCGGCGCCGCCTTCGTCCCCCTGGACTCCGACTACCCCACCGACCGCATCACCTACATGATCCAGGACACCGCGACACCCCTCGTCATCACCCACACCGATCACGCCCACCGCCTCCCCACCGAAACCCCACTCCTCCTCGTGGACCACAACTGGCCCACGTCGGAGACGACCACCAACCCCACGCCCGTCGCCACCCCCGACCACCTCGCCTACGTCATCTACACCAGCGGCTCCACCGGCCGACCCAAGGGCGTCCAACTCGACCACCGCGGCGTCGTCAACTACCTCCACTGGTGCAACCTCAACTACCCCACCCAGACCCCCAACGGCATCGGCACCCTCCTCTACTCCTCCGTCACCTTCGACCTCACCATCACCGCCCTCTTCCTCCCCCTCATCCAAGGCCAACAACTCACCATCCCCGTACCCACACCCGACCAGAGCGCCTTCGACGCCGCCATCGACCTCATCCTCACCGGCACCCCCATCAGCTTCCTCAAAGCCACCCCCTCCCACCTCGAAGTCCTCACCGCCCAACTCGAACTGACCGGCAAACACCACAACATCACCACCATCGTCGCCGGCGGCGAAGACCTCTCCCCCACCCTCGCCAACCGCATCCTGACCACCGGCACCGGCCACACCGTCATCGCCAACGAATACGGCGCCACCGAAGGCTCCGTCGCCAACGTCATGAGCCTGACCACCACCATCGACCCCACCTACCCCACCTCCTCGGTCGGCGTCCCCATCACCAACACCACCGCCTACATCGTCGACCGCTTCAACCACCCCGTCCCCATCGGCGTCCCCGGCGAATGCCTCCTCGGCGGCATCTGCGTCGCCCGCGGCTACCTCAACCGCCCCGAACTCACCACCACCCGCTTCATCGACCTGGCGATCAACGGCACCACCCAGCACGTCTACCGCACCGGCGACCTCGTCCGCCTGCGCCCCAACGGCGAAATGGAATTCATCGGCCGCATCGACAACCAGGTCAAACTCCGCGGCTACCGCATCGAACTCGGCGAAATCGAGAACAACCTCCTCACCCACCCGCAGCTCTCGGACGTGACCGTGATCCTGCGTGAGGACACCCCCGGCGACAAGCGCCTGGTCGCCTACCTGGTCGCCGCGGCCGCGCCGAGCGCCGCCGAGCTCCGCACCCACCTCCAGCAGCACCTGCCCGACTACATGGTCCCCACGGGATACGTCTTCCTCGACCAGCTGCCGCTGACGCCCAACGGCAAGGTCGACCAGAAGGCGCTGCCGGCCCCGGACGGCGAACGCCCCGAGCTGGCGTCCGCCTACACCGCGCCGCGCACGCCCGTCGAGCAGGCGGTCACCGCGATCTGGTCCGCCATCCTGGGCGTCGACCCGATCGGCGTCCACGACAACTTCTTCCAGCTCGGCGGTCACTCGCTACTCGCCACCCAGGTCACCTCCCGGTTGCGCAAGGAGCTGGGGGTAGAGGTTCCGGTCCGAGCCGTCTTCATTGCGCCCACGCCGGCCGAACTCGCCGCCGTCGTCACGGAGCTGGGCGCCGACCAGGCCGCTGGTCCGGCCACGCCGATCACCGCAGCGCCTCGGGACGGCGGGCCGCTGCCGCTCTCCTTCGCGCAGCAGCGGCTCTGGTTCCTCGACCAGCTGGAGCCGGGCAGCGCCGAGTACCTGGTGCCGTTCGGACTCCGGCTGCGGGGCCGACTGGACCTCCCGGCGCTGGAAGCCGCCCTGGCCGGGCTGGTCGCGCGGCACGAGGTGCTGCGGACGCGGTTCACCGCCGACGAGGACGGCCACCCGACCCAGCGGATCGACGCCCCGCACCCGGTTCCGGTGACCCTGCACGACCTGCGCGGGATCGCCGACGCCGGGGCACGCGAGGAGGCCGCGCAGCGGCTGCTGGCGAGCGAGGGTGCCCGGCCGTTCGACCTGGCGGCCGACGCCCTGCTGCGGGCGGACGTGGTGCGGCTCGCCGACGAGGACCAGTTCCTGCTACTGACGCTCCATCACATCGTCTCGGACGGCTGGTCGGAAGGCATCCTGGCCCGCGAACTGCGCGAGTTCTACTCCGCGGCCGTTCGGCAGCGGCCCGCCGAGCTGCCGGAACTGGCGGCGCAGTACGCCGACTTCGCCCTGTGGCAGCGCGAGTGGCTGACCGGCGAGGTGCTGGACCGGCAGCTGGACTACTGGCGCGGTCAGTTGACGGGCATCGAACCGCTGGAGCTGCCCACCGACCACCGCCGCCCCGCCGAGCGCGGCGGCACGGGGGACGCGGTCCGGTTCGGCGTCCCGGCCGAGGTGACCGAGCGGCTGAAGGCAGCGAGCGCCGAGCAGGGCGCGAGCCTCTTCATGACGCTGCTGGGCACCTTCCAGCTGCTGCTCTCCAAGTACAGCGGCCAGCAGGACATCACGGTCGGCACCCCGATCGCAGGCCGCAACCGGGCCGAGGTCGAGGAGATGGTCGGATTCTTCGTCAACACGCTCGTCATGCGCGCCGACCTGAGCGGTGACCCGACCTTCCGGCAGGTGCTGGAGCAGGTCAAGGAGACCGCCCTGGGCGCCTACGACCACCAGGACCTGCCCTTCGAGCGGCTGGTCGACGAGCTGGCGCCCGAGCGCGACCTGAGCCGCAACCCGCTCTTCCAGACCATGTTCGTGCTGCAGAACGTCCCCGAGGGGGACACCTGGACGCTGCCCGGCCTGGCGGTCGAGCCGGTCGGCGTGCGCGGCCAGGCGGTCAAGTTCGACCTGCAACTGACCGTGGTGGAGAGCGGCGGCGAGCTCCACGCGGCGGTGGAGTACCGGACCGACCTCTTCGAGGCGGCGACGGTGCGGCGGCTGGTCGGACACTTCCAGACCCTGCTGGCCGCCGTGGCCGCCCGCCCCGACGCGAGGCTCTCCGAGTTGGAGATGCTCACGGCCGCCGAGCGGCAGCAGATCGTCATCGACTGGAACGCCACCCAGGGCCCCTACCCCGACACCGCCACCATCCACTCCCTCATCGAAGAACGGGCCGAGCGCGAACCCGACGCCATCGCCCTCACCCACGGCGACGTCTCTCTGACCTACCGCCAGGTCAACGAGCAGGCCAACCAACTCGCCCACCACCTACGCACCATCAACGGCATCACCCCCGACACCCTCATCGCGGTGTGCCTGGACCGCAGCCCCGAACTCATCACCACCCTCCTCGGCATCCTCAAAGCCGGCGCCGCCTTCGTCCCCCTGGACCCCGACTACCCCACCGACCGCATCACCTACATGATCCAGGACACCGCAACACCCCTCGTCATCACCCACACCGATCACGCCCACCGCCTCCCCACCGGCACCCCACTCCTGCTCGTGGACCACAACTGGCCCAGCACGGAGGCCACCCACAACCCCACGCCCGTCGCCACCCCCGACCACCTCGCCTACGTCATCTACACCAGCGGCTCCACCGGCCGACCCAAGGGCGTCCAACTCGACCACCGCGGCGTCGTCAACTACCTCCACTGGTGCGACCTCAACTACCCCACCCAGTCAGCGAACGGCATCGGCACCCTCCTCTACTCCTCCGTCACCTTCGACCTCACCATCACCGCCCTCTTCCTCCCCCTCATCCAAGGCCAACAACTCACCATCCCCACCCCCACACCCGACCAGAGCGCCTTCGACGCCGCCATCGACCTCATCCTCACCGGCACCCCCATCAGCTTCCTCAAAGCCACCCCCTCCCACCTCGAAGTCCTCACCGCCCAACTCGAACTCGCCAACGCCAAACACAACATCGCCACCATCGTCGCCGGCGGCGAGGAGCTGACGCCGACCCTCGCCAACCGCATCTTCGCCACCAGCGGTCGCACCACGGTCATCGCCAACGAGTACGGTGCGACCGAGGGTTCGGTCGCCAACGTGATGAGCCTGACCACCGACGTCGACCCGACCGCCGGTACCACCTCGGTGGGTGTTCCGATCACCAACACCACCGCCTACGTCGTCGACCGCTTCAACCACCCCGTCCCCATCGGCGTCCCCGGCGAATGCCTCCTCGGCGGCATCTGCGTCGCCCGCGGCTACCTCAACCGCCCCGAACTCACCACCACCCGCTTCATCGCCGACCCCTTCAACACCACCGATCCCACCGCCCGCGCCTACCGCACCGGCGACCTCGTCCGCCTGCGCCCCAACGGCGAAATGGAATTCATCGGCCGCATCGACAACCAGGTCAAACTCCGCGGCTACCGCATCGAACTCGGCGAAATCGAGAACAACCTCGCCGCCCACCCCGCCATCAGCGCCACCACCGTCGTCGTCCGCCAGGACACCCCCGGCGACAAGCGCCTCGTCGCCTACCTCGTCCCCGCCGGCGCGGCCACCCCCACCACCACCGAACTCCGCACCCACCTCCAGCAGCACCTACCCGACTACATGGTCCCCACCACCTACATCACCCTCGACCACCTCCCCCTCACCCCCAACGGCAAGGTCGACCAGAAAGCCCTCCCCGCCCCCGACCACCACCGCCCCGACCTCGCCGCCACCTACACCGCACCCCGCACACCCGTGGAGCGGACCCTCGCCACCATCTGGAGCGAGATCCTGGGGGTCGACCCGATCGGGGTGCACGACAACTTCTTCGAGCTCGGCGGCGACTCGATCATCAGCATCCAGGTGATCGCCAAGGCCAAGAAGTTCGGCCTGCACCTGACGCCGCGGATGATCTTCAAGCACCAGACCATCGCGGAGATCGCCGAGCACGCGCAGGCCGGCGGCTCGGTCGACGCGGAGCAGGGCCGGGTGCGGGGCGAGGTGGTGCTGACGCCGATCCAGCACTGGTTCTTCGAGAAGGAACTGCCCTCCGGCCACCACTTCAACCAGGCCGAGCTGCTGGCCACCGACGGCCTCGACCCGGCCCTGCTGGCCACCGCCCTGGGCGATCTGACGGAGCATCACGATGCCCTGCGGCTGCGCTACCGCGGCCAGGGGTCGAGCTGGAGCCAGCACCTGGCGGAGACCGCCGGTCCGGACGTGCTCCAGCTGCACGACCTCTCCGGGGTCGGCGACGACGAGCTGTGGTCGGTGATGCGCGGGATCGGCGAGCAGGTGCAGCGGAGCCTCGACCTGCGCGACGGGCCGATCCTGCGGGGCGCCCTGCTGGAGCTGGGCGCCGGGCGCGGGCAGCGGCTGCTGCTCACCGTGCACCACCTGGCGGTCGACAGCGTCTCCTGGCGGATCCTGCTGGAGGACCTGGGCAGCGCCTACGAACAGCGGGCCGCCGGCCGGACACCGCAACTGCCGCCCAAGACGAGCTCGTTCAAGGCCTGGGCGGAGCACCTGCGCCGGTTCGCCGTCTCCCCCGAGGCGGAGGCGGAGTTCGCGTACTGGTCGGAGCCCAAGCCGGACGGGCGGCTGCCGCGCGACCGCCGCGGCGCCAACGAGGCGCGCTCAGGCGACACCGTCAGCGTGTCGCTCACCCCGACGGAGACCGGCGCCCTGCTGCGGGACGTGCCGCGCGCGTTCAACACCCAGATCAACGACGCGCTGCTCACCGCGCTGGCCCGCGCGGTGGCGCGGTGGACCGGCAGCGGCAGCACGCTGATCGGGCTGGAGGGCCACGGCCGCGAGGACCTCTTCAACGACGTGGACCTGTCCCGCACGGTCGGCTGGTTCACCAGTGTCTTCCCCGTCGCCCTGACGGTGGACCCCGCGGCCGACCCGGCCACCTCGCTGGGCGGGGTCAAGGAGCAGCTGGCCCGCATCCCCAACAAGGGTGTCGGCTACGGGATCCTGCGCTACCTCGGCAGCCCGGCGGTGACCGCCGCCCTCCAGGCGCAGCCCACGCCCGAGATCAACTTCAACTACCTGGGCCAGTTCACCGAGCAGTTGCCGGGGATCGGCCGCTACGCCGACCCAACCGAGCCCAAGGGCCAGTCCACCAGCCCGGACGGCATGCGCTGGAACGTGCTCGACATCACCGCCGCCGTCGAGGGTGACACGTTCGGTCTCAACATCACCTACTCCGCGGCGCTGCACGACCGGCGCACCGTCCAGCGGCTGGCCGACGCCATCCTGGACGGTCTGCGACAACTCATCTCGGCCGGCACCGACCCTGCCGCCGGGCCCGCCACCGGCCCCGCCCGGGCCACCGAAGGCACCCCCCTCACCGATGTCAGCGCCACCGACATGGCCGCGATTCTGAAGAGGTTCTCCGCATGAGCGCGCACAACGTCGAAGACGTCTACGGACTCTCCCCCCTGCAGTTCGGGATGCTCTTCCACTCGCTGGAGGACTCCTCCGACACCCGCCCCTACCTGGTGCAGATGACCGAGGAGATCAGCGGGGCCTTCGATGACGACTGCTTCCGGGACGCCTGGCAGCAGCTGATCGACCGGCACCCGATCCTGCGGAGCGCCTTCATCTGGGAGGGCGTCTCGGAGCCGGTCCAGGTGGTGCAGCGCACGGCGAAACTTCCGTACGAGCGACAGGACTTGCGGGGCCTGCCGGCCGAGGCCCAGGAGGCCCGGCTGGCGGAGTTCCTGGCGGCGGACTGGGAGCGCGGGTTCGACCTCACCCGGGCGCCGCTGGTGCGGGTGGCCAGCCTGCGGATGGACGATGAGCGCCGGATCGTGGTCTGGTCGTTCCACCACATCCTGCTGGACGGGTGGAGCATCCAGATCCTGCAACAGGAGCTGCTCACGCTCTACCGCGGCCTGCTGACCGGCCGACCCGCTCAGCTGCCGCCGGCGCTGCCCTACCGGCGGTACATCGAGTGGCTCAACTCCCAGTCGCCGGCGGACTCGAAGGCGTTCTGGACCGACTACCTGAGCGGCGTCACCGAGCCGACCGACCTGCACGTCGACCGGGCGACCGGCGAGACGGGCATCGGCGAGATCGAGGTGGTGGCCGAGGAGGAGCTCTTCACGGCGGCACGCGGCTACGCCCGGACCCAGCGGATCACCATGAACACCCTGGTCCAGGGCCTCTGGGCGATCCTGCTCTCCCGGTACAGCGGGCAGGACGACGTCCTCTTCGGCTCGACCATCTCGGGCCGGTCGATCGAACTCCCGGGTGTGGAGTCGATGATGGGGCTCTTCATCAACACCCTCCCGGTGCGCGGCCGGGTGGCCGGCGAGCAGCCGGTGGCCGAGTGGCTGCGGGCGCTCCAGGACGAGCAGCTGGACATGCGCCAGTGGGAGTACTGCCACCTGGTCGACGTCCGCGAGTACAGCCAGATCCCGCGCGGCGAGCCGCTGTTCCGCTCGATCCTGGTCTTCGAGAACTACCCGGTGCTCCAGGAGGCCGCGGACATCCCGGCGGAGATGACCAGCCGCCTGGTCAACTGCGTGGAGCGGACCGGGTATCCGCTGACGCTGGTGGCCTCGGCCGGGCGCGCCCTGGAGTTCCGCTTCGTCCACGACCGCGCGTTCTTCGACGACGCGACGGTGCGGCGGCTGGTCGGGCACTTCCAGACCCTGCTGGCCTCCGTGGTGGGCGGGCGACCGGAGACGAGGCTCTCCGAGTTGGAGATGCTCACGGCCGCCGAGCGGCAGCAGATCGTCATCGACTGGAACGCCACCCAGGGCCCCTACCCCGACACCGCCACCATCCACTCCCTCATCGAAGAACGCAGCGAACGCGAACCCGACGCCATCGCCCTCACCCACGGCGACGTCTCCCTGACCTACCGCCAGGTCAACGAGCAGGCCAACCAACTCGCCCACCACCTACGCACCATCAACGGCATCACCCCCGACACCCTCATCGCCGTCTGCCTGGACCGCAGCCCCGAACTCATCACCACCCTCCTCGGCATCCTCAAAGCCGGCGCCGCCTTCATCCCCCTGGACCCCGACTACCCCACCGACCGCATCACCTACATGATCCAGGACACCGCGACACCCCTCGTCATCACCCACACTGATCACGCCCACCGCCTCCCCACCGGCACCCCCCTGCTCCTCGTGGACCACAACTGGCCCAGCACGGAGGCCACCCACAACCCCACGCCCGTCGCCACCCCCGACCACCTCGCCTACGTCATCTACACCAGCGGCTCCACCGGCCGACCCAAGGGCGTCCAACTCGACCACCGCGGCGTCGTCAACTACCTCCACTGGTGCGACCTCAACTACCCCACCCAGTCAGCGAACGGCATCGGCACCCTCCTCTACTCCTCCGTCACCTTCGACCTCACCATCACCGCCCTCTTCCTCCCCCTCATCCAAGGCCAACAACTCACCATCCCCACCCCCACACCCGACCAGAGCGCCTTCGACGCCGCCATCGACCTCATCCTCACCGGCACCCCCATCAGCTTCCTCAAAGCCACCCCCTCCCACCTCGAAGTCCTCACCGCCCAACTCGAACTCGCCAACGCCAAACACAACATCGCCACCATCGTCGCCGGCGGCGAAGACCTCTCCCCCACCCTCGCCAACCGCATCCTGACCACCGGCACCGGCCACACCGTCATCGCCAACGAATACGGCGCCACCGAAGGCTCCGTCGCCAACGTCATGAGCCTGACCACCACCATCGACCCCACCTACCCCACCTCCTCGGTCGGCGTCCCCATCACCAACACCACCGCCTACGTCGTCGACCGCTTCAACCACCCCGTCCCCATCGGCGTCCCCGGCGAATGCCTCCTCGGCGGCATCTGCGTCGCCCGCGGCTACCTCAACCGCCCCGAACTCACCACCACCCGCTTCATCCCCGACCCCTTCAACACCACCGACCCCACCGCCCGCGCCTACCGCACCGGCGACCTCGTCCGCCTGCGCCCCAACGGCGAAATGGAATTCATCGGCCGCATCGACAACCAGGTCAAACTCCGCGGCTACCGCATCGAACTCGGCGAAATCGAGAACAACCTCGCCGCCCACCCCGCCATCAGCGCCACCACCGTCGTCGTCCGCCAGGACACCCCCGGCGACAAGCGCCTCGTCGCCTACCTCGTCCCCGCCGGCGCGGCCACCCCCACCACCACCGAACTCCGCACCCACCTCCAGCAGCACCTACCCGACTACATGGTCCCCACCACCTACATCACCCTCGACCACCTCCCCCTCACCCCCAACGGCAAGGTCGACCAGAAAGCCCTCCCCGCCCCCGACCACCACCGCCCCGACCTCGCCGCCACCTACACCGCACCCCGCACACCCGTGGAGGAGGCGATCGCCGCCGTCTGGAGCGCGGTGCTGGGGGTGGCCACGGTGGGCGTCCACGACAACTTCTTCGAGTTGGGCGGGCAGTCGATCAACGCGGTGCGGGTCGCCTCCCGGATCAGCGAGGCCGGCTGGCGGGTGACCCTGCAGCAGATCATGCGGCACGCCACGATCGCCGAGCTGGCCGCCGCGATCACCGCCCCGCAGCAGGCGACCGCCGGTCTGATCGTGCGGCTCTCCGAAGGCCCGGTGACGGATCTGCCCCGCCTCTTCTGCGTCCACCCCGGCGGCGGCAGCACCCACTCCTACCGGGAGCTGGCCGCCCGGCTGGCCGACTCGTACGACGTCTACGGCGTGCAGGCGGCCGGGCTGAACCCCGGCGAGGAGCCCATCACGGGCATCGAGGCGATGGCGGCCCGCTACTGGGCGGAGATCCGCTCCGTCCAGCCGCAGGGGCCCTGCCTGCTGCTGGGGTGGTCCACGGGGGCGGTGGTGGTGCACGAGCTGTGCGTCCAGCGCCCGGACGAGGTCCAGGCG
Coding sequences within:
- a CDS encoding amino acid adenylation domain-containing protein encodes the protein MSAHNVEDVYGLSPLQFGMLFHSLEDSSDTRPYLVQMTEEISGAFDDDCFRDAWQQLIDRHPILRSAFIWEGVSEPVQVVQRTAKLPYERQDLRGLPAEAQEARLAEFLAADWERGFDLTRAPLVRVASLRMDDERRIVVWSFHHILLDGWSIQILQQELLTLYRGLLTGRPAQLPPALPYRRYIEWLNSQSPADSKAFWTDYLSGVTEPTDLHVDRATGETGIGEIEVVAEEELFTAARGYARTQRITMNTLVQGLWAILLSRYSGQDDVLFGSTISGRSIELPGVESMMGLFINTLPVRGRVAGEQPVAEWLRALQDEQLDMRQWEYCHLVDVREYSQIPRGEPLFRSILVFENYPVLQEAADIPAEMTSRLVNCVERTGYPLTLVASAGRALEFRFVHDRAFFDDATVRRLVGHFQTLLASVVGGRPETRLSELEMLTAAERQQIVIDWNATQGPYPDTATIHSLIEERSEREPDAIALTHGDVSLTYRQVNEQANQLAHHLRTINGITPDTLIAVCLDRSPELITTLLGILKAGAAFIPLDPDYPTDRITYMIQDTATPLVITHTDHAHRLPTGTPLLLVDHNWPSTEATHNPTPVATPDHLAYVIYTSGSTGRPKGVQLDHRGVVNYLHWCDLNYPTQSANGIGTLLYSSVTFDLTITALFLPLIQGQQLTIPTPTPDQSAFDAAIDLILTGTPISFLKATPSHLEVLTAQLELANAKHNIATIVAGGEDLSPTLANRILTTGTGHTVIANEYGATEGSVANVMSLTTTIDPTYPTSSVGVPITNTTAYVVDRFNHPVPIGVPGECLLGGICVARGYLNRPELTTTRFIPDPFNTTDPTARAYRTGDLVRLRPNGEMEFIGRIDNQVKLRGYRIELGEIENNLAAHPAISATTVVVRQDTPGDKRLVAYLVPAGAATPTTTELRTHLQQHLPDYMVPTTYITLDHLPLTPNGKVDQKALPAPDHHRPDLAATYTAPRTPVEEAIAAVWSAVLGVATVGVHDNFFELGGQSINAVRVASRISEAGWRVTLQQIMRHATIAELAAAITAPQQATAGLIVRLSEGPVTDLPRLFCVHPGGGSTHSYRELAARLADSYDVYGVQAAGLNPGEEPITGIEAMAARYWAEIRSVQPQGPCLLLGWSTGAVVVHELCVQRPDEVQAAFLLEPAVTGPEQRERFERYSEVYRQVDALWQQGQGQSGPARAGTERALKELAPRMNIEVEAVTLDEWLPYAVLEAEVRSLAAYRPGRAFTRATLFVSESVRAAGPEGTEDEVGPARYTAHWQQRYPAGLEILEMPGRHLRMVKGEEQLEALVSAIEKLRAHS